Proteins from a genomic interval of Sulfurospirillum oryzae:
- a CDS encoding FxsA family protein — translation MKYFLIYLFLEVMVSVNIASAIGAVATFVELILSAVVGFILLANMRVTLMQNLNALMQGEISIESFQRLNLWAIVGAILFILPGFLGDIIGLLLQFSSIVTLLASKFLHVKEENPPHHFKQGNEDEIIDVEVIDDNHRIK, via the coding sequence GTGAAATACTTTTTGATCTATCTCTTCTTAGAGGTAATGGTAAGTGTCAACATCGCTTCAGCTATCGGTGCCGTTGCAACATTTGTTGAGCTTATCTTATCTGCAGTTGTTGGGTTTATTTTACTTGCAAATATGCGTGTCACGCTGATGCAAAATCTAAATGCCCTCATGCAAGGAGAAATCAGCATTGAGTCGTTTCAAAGACTTAATCTTTGGGCAATTGTAGGAGCAATCCTTTTCATTTTGCCCGGCTTTTTAGGTGATATTATAGGGCTTTTGTTGCAATTTAGCTCTATCGTGACACTGCTTGCTTCAAAATTTTTACATGTAAAAGAGGAAAATCCTCCACATCATTTTAAACAAGGAAATGAAGATGAAATCATTGATGTTGAAGTTATTGACGACAATCATCGCATTAAGTAG
- a CDS encoding proline--tRNA ligase: MKFSKLYAPTTKDAPKDATLPSHQYLVRGGFISQVGSGLYNFLPMGKIVFDKIKNVVKEEMDETGAQEIQMDVVTPAELWRQSGRYDVFGKELCRFKDRKENEFVLGPTHEEVVVDIVRNRINSYKQLPLHLYQITTKFRDEARPRFGLLRGREFTMKDGYSFHEDEACMKKEFDVMEKTYTKIFTRLGLNFRAVEADSGAIGGSGSKEFMVLAQNGEDDIVVCEKCSYAANIEAAKRAPKTTNAEAPEANLSKFKTPDMKTIDDVCDFFKVDPFYSIKAVVKKAIYVDKEEVVVFFVRGNDELQETKAQNACGALDLVDASLEEVERAGLKAGFIGPVGLECVKFYIDFELKEAKNLICGANEIDFHMVGVSMFNFNEDRYKDLVSVKAGDRCACCGGELGVTKGIEVGHIFQLGQKYAKAMGATFLDKNGKAQPFYMGCYGVGVSRLVAVMIEASHDDKGCIWNKQTAPYLLDIIVSNGKDEAQSAYAEEIYNALKKERLSVLLDDRNERFGFKMKDYELIGLPYALIVGKELEEGFVEIVERKTLEKTVVKKEEALSKLKELLA; encoded by the coding sequence ATGAAGTTTTCAAAATTATATGCACCAACAACAAAAGATGCGCCTAAAGATGCAACGCTTCCAAGCCATCAATATTTGGTGCGTGGCGGTTTTATCTCACAAGTAGGTAGTGGATTGTATAACTTTTTGCCTATGGGAAAAATCGTATTTGATAAAATCAAAAATGTCGTTAAAGAAGAGATGGATGAAACGGGTGCACAAGAGATCCAGATGGATGTCGTTACACCTGCAGAACTTTGGAGACAAAGTGGACGTTATGATGTTTTTGGCAAAGAGTTGTGCCGTTTTAAAGATCGAAAAGAGAATGAATTTGTTTTAGGACCAACGCATGAAGAGGTTGTTGTAGACATCGTTCGCAACCGCATCAACAGTTATAAGCAATTACCACTGCATTTGTACCAAATTACGACAAAATTCCGTGATGAGGCACGTCCTCGCTTTGGACTTTTAAGAGGTCGTGAGTTTACAATGAAAGATGGTTACAGCTTTCATGAAGATGAAGCATGTATGAAAAAAGAGTTTGATGTTATGGAAAAAACCTACACCAAAATCTTTACACGTTTAGGTCTAAACTTTAGAGCGGTGGAAGCCGATAGTGGCGCCATCGGCGGAAGTGGTAGCAAAGAGTTTATGGTGTTGGCACAAAATGGCGAAGATGACATCGTTGTATGTGAGAAGTGCTCTTATGCCGCGAATATTGAAGCAGCCAAACGTGCTCCTAAAACAACGAATGCAGAAGCACCAGAAGCCAATCTTTCCAAATTCAAAACTCCCGATATGAAAACAATTGACGACGTGTGCGACTTTTTTAAAGTCGATCCTTTTTATAGTATTAAAGCCGTTGTTAAAAAAGCAATCTATGTTGACAAAGAAGAAGTCGTTGTCTTTTTTGTAAGAGGAAACGATGAGCTTCAAGAGACCAAAGCGCAAAATGCGTGTGGCGCACTCGATCTTGTCGATGCAAGCCTTGAAGAGGTTGAGCGTGCAGGGCTCAAAGCGGGCTTTATTGGACCTGTTGGATTAGAATGTGTAAAATTTTACATAGATTTTGAACTGAAAGAGGCTAAAAATCTTATCTGTGGTGCCAATGAAATAGACTTTCACATGGTCGGTGTTTCCATGTTTAACTTCAACGAAGATCGTTATAAAGACCTTGTGAGCGTTAAAGCAGGAGATCGTTGTGCTTGTTGTGGTGGCGAACTAGGTGTGACGAAAGGCATTGAAGTAGGGCATATTTTCCAATTAGGACAAAAATACGCCAAAGCTATGGGCGCAACCTTTTTAGATAAAAATGGCAAAGCACAACCGTTTTACATGGGATGCTATGGTGTCGGTGTGAGTCGTTTGGTTGCAGTTATGATCGAAGCAAGCCACGATGATAAAGGATGTATCTGGAACAAGCAAACGGCTCCATATCTGCTTGACATCATCGTCTCTAATGGTAAAGATGAGGCTCAAAGTGCTTATGCTGAAGAGATATACAATGCTTTGAAAAAAGAGCGTTTGAGTGTGCTTTTGGATGATCGTAATGAGCGTTTTGGTTTTAAAATGAAAGATTATGAACTCATTGGTCTTCCTTATGCGCTTATCGTTGGTAAAGAGCTTGAAGAGGGCTTTGTTGAGATTGTTGAGCGAAAAACTTTAGAAAAAACTGTTGTTAAAAAAGAGGAAGCTCTTTCAAAACTTAAGGAACTACTCGCGTGA